GAGGGCGAAGGTTTCAAGTATCATGCGCGGCCTCGGAGTTCACCGCGATGATGAACCGACCCGAAGGTGCCGCGCCGGGCGCGGACGACCTGACCGCCGCACTCGGTGACCCGGATCCCGGCCGTCGGCGCGCGGCGTTGGAACGGGCCGGCGCGGAGCTCGCCTCCGGCCGGCGCCCCCGCCCGCCCGACACCGGCTGGGTGAATCTGCACTACCACACCTGCTACTCCTACAACCCGAACGGCTGGACCCCCTCGCAGATCGCGTGGCTCGCGCTGCAGCGCGGACTGCACGCGGCCGGCATCGTGGACTTCGACGTGCTCGACGGTGTGGACGAGATGCTCGCCGCCGGCGCGATCCTCGACCTGCGCACCACCGCCGGGCTCGAGTGCCGCGTGTACGTGCCCGCCCTCGCCGCGCACGAGATCAACTCACCGGGCGAGCCCGGCATCGCCTACCACATGGGAATCGGCTTCGCCGCCTCGGAGGTGCCCGCCGCGCTGCGACCGTTTCTGCGGCGGTTACGCGAGATCTCCGAACGGCGCAACCGCGAGCTGGTGCGCCGCGTGAACGCGTACCTGTCGCCGGTCGAGCTGGACTACGATCGCGACGTGCGACCGCTCACGCCGGCCGGCAACGCGACCGAGCGGCACATTTGCCTCGCCTACGCGCGTAAGGCCCGCCACCTCTTCGGCGGGGAAGCTTCGCTGATCGCCTTCTGGAGCGAAAAACTCCGCTGCGACGCTTCGGAACTCGAGCCGCCGGAGGGCGTGCCGCTGCAGAACCGGATCCGCGCGGTGACGATGAAGGCCGGCGGTGTCGGCTACGTGAAGCCCGACAGCGGCTCGTTCCCGACGATCGAGCAGACCAACCGCTTCTTCCTGGACGCCGGCGCGATCCCGCTGGCCACCTGGCTCGACGGCACCTCGCCGGGCGAGCGCTCGCCGGATGAGCTGCTCGACTTGCACCTGGCCGGCGGCGCCGCCGGCGTCAACATCATCCCGGACCGCAACTACCGCGCCGGCGTGCTGGACGAGAAGCTGCGCAACCTGCGCCGGATCGTCGAGGCGGCGCTCGCGCGGGAGATGTTCCTGGTCGCCGGCACCGAAATGAACAGCCCGGGCAACAAGTTCGTGGACGACTTCCACACCGAAGAGCTGCGCCCGCTGCTGCCGCACTTCGTGCGCGGCGCACACATCGTCTACGGCCACACCGTGTTGCTCCGGCACGCGGGCCTGGGCTACACCGGCGAGTGGTCCGCACGAGCGTTTGCGTCACGGGCCGACCGCAACAACTTCTACGAAACGGTCGGCCGGCTCGTGCCCCCCGCACGCGCCGCCGAACTGCTGCGCAACCTCCCCGCCGCGCGCGGTCCCGGCGCGGTGCTGGACACGATCCTACACGCGCTCGGCTGCTGCGCCGCCGGCTGACCCCGCCCACCGTTCACGGCGCCCAGAGCATCAGCAACTGGGGACCCAGACGGCGGGCCGCGGGGCCGACCGTCGCACCGAACAGCTCGCGCAGAAAGAGCGGACGGTCTTCGTAGCGGATCACCCGCACCGTCTCGACCCCCAATTCCCGCGCGGTGGCCGCGACCGCCTCCTCCCAGAACCCGATCTCGTCAACCATCCGCCGCGCGCGCGCATCCGCGGCGGTGAACACCGTCCCGTCCGCCAAGCTGCGCACCTCCTCCACCGGCAGGTTGCGCCCCTTCGCCACCAGCTCGCAGAACCGGCGGTGGCAGTCGTCCACAATCCGCTTCAGAATCTCCAGGTGGTTGGTGTCCACCGGCCGGAATGGGTTCATCAGGTCCTTGTTTTCGCCCGACTTCACGACCGCCGCGTCGACCCCGAGCTTGCGCGCCAGCTCATGCCAGTTCAGGCTCTCGAACAGCACGCCGATCGACCCGACGATCGCGGTCGGTTGTGCGACGATCCGGTCGGCCGCGACCGCGACGTAGTAGCCGCCCGATGCGGCCAGGTCCCGCACCAGCGCGACCACGCGGCGGTCCTCGCGCGATTCG
The DNA window shown above is from Kiritimatiellia bacterium and carries:
- the sppA gene encoding signal peptide peptidase SppA → MNTEISPPSPAVPPGQPPPLPRPRRCWLPWTVAVVAVVALIVVAGQRRVAELAGAPAARWIGQRGGEDEFPRLRERWSYGSGTTKVACIRLDGPIFRGSVGFFAGGDLVESVLRQIRAASNDEHVRAILLDVSSPGGAVTPCDEIHAALRRFRESREDRRVVALVRDLAASGGYYVAVAADRIVAQPTAIVGSIGVLFESLNWHELARKLGVDAAVVKSGENKDLMNPFRPVDTNHLEILKRIVDDCHRRFCELVAKGRNLPVEEVRSLADGTVFTAADARARRMVDEIGFWEEAVAATARELGVETVRVIRYEDRPLFLRELFGATVGPAARRLGPQLLMLWAP